From a region of the Trichocoleus sp. FACHB-46 genome:
- a CDS encoding EamA family transporter: MTLQEFSLLLMSIVASVAGQFFLKAGALKLGKVNVDNMLGHILSILFTPELLAGLTCYAFGAIAYILLLTRVKLSIAAPSVALSYVFAVMLGYFLFRETIPVSRVIGLGLIVSGVVLVAWQK, encoded by the coding sequence GTGACCCTGCAAGAATTTAGTTTGTTGTTAATGTCAATTGTCGCTAGTGTAGCGGGGCAGTTCTTTCTCAAAGCAGGGGCACTCAAACTCGGCAAGGTGAATGTAGACAATATGTTAGGGCACATCCTTAGCATTCTGTTCACTCCTGAGTTGCTGGCGGGCCTGACCTGTTATGCCTTTGGCGCGATCGCCTATATTTTGCTCTTGACTCGCGTCAAGCTGAGTATTGCCGCACCTTCGGTGGCCTTGAGTTACGTCTTTGCGGTGATGCTAGGCTACTTTTTATTTCGCGAAACCATCCCTGTCAGTCGAGTCATCGGACTGGGTTTGATTGTCAGCGGTGTAGTTTTGGTCGCTTGGCAAAAATAA
- a CDS encoding Mo-dependent nitrogenase C-terminal domain-containing protein, translating into MSDLAQSPPTSDQISAWLRGLLAIAWADGNFDREEQELITSLTQQELAPSSSLEATTTITPRELAASLGQSNEIAQHFLRTAVMVAIADGTYSAQEDAQLEQFCQALGQSLEVLEALRHTLYHPSDTTSTSQNLASAPVAPLNLTEAEKADLLHPVREWLDELDVQDPQVARFLCKLIPAQCPFERDIQLFGRKVVHIPPLCKLNPLYEQLVGLRFRALSYLADKCGEDVTPYC; encoded by the coding sequence ATGTCTGATCTGGCGCAATCCCCTCCAACTAGCGATCAAATTTCTGCCTGGTTGAGAGGGCTACTCGCGATCGCTTGGGCTGATGGCAACTTTGACCGGGAAGAGCAAGAGCTAATCACTAGCCTGACCCAGCAAGAATTGGCTCCCTCGAGCAGCTTAGAAGCCACAACAACAATCACACCGAGGGAACTGGCTGCCAGTTTGGGCCAAAGCAATGAAATTGCCCAACACTTCCTCCGCACGGCTGTGATGGTAGCGATCGCAGATGGTACCTATTCGGCTCAAGAAGACGCTCAGTTAGAGCAGTTTTGCCAAGCGCTGGGGCAAAGTTTAGAAGTGCTGGAAGCCTTGCGCCACACCCTCTATCATCCATCAGACACAACCTCGACCAGCCAAAACCTAGCTTCCGCTCCAGTCGCTCCGCTTAACCTGACAGAAGCGGAAAAAGCCGATTTGCTGCATCCGGTGCGGGAATGGCTCGATGAACTAGACGTTCAAGATCCTCAGGTGGCTCGCTTCCTTTGTAAGCTGATTCCCGCTCAATGTCCCTTCGAGCGCGATATTCAACTATTTGGTCGTAAGGTCGTGCATATTCCTCCCCTGTGCAAGCTAAATCCGCTCTACGAGCAGTTGGTGGGTTTGCGGTTTCGGGCGCTCTCTTACCTTGCCGATAAATGTGGTGAGGATGTAACGCCCTATTGCTAG
- a CDS encoding metallophosphoesterase codes for MSLNRRQFLVLSGLTGGFGVAVLMQRTFAESAIQRSPAPSQPPPPKASTPTQPANANVGQAIAPQGMFAPPRGDVRIAVISDLNSQYGSTDYEAEVDKAIALIPAWQPDLVLCGGDMVAGQSQSLSDGEVQAMWAAFDRHIGAPLRKAKLPYGFTVGNHDASAALSSGGTFLFQRDRNLAAAHWNNPKHNPGLQFVDRGKFPFYYTFQQNGIFYLVWDASSATIRADQLAWVEKSLASPAAQKAKLRIAIGHLPLYAVAVRRDRLGEILDQPDKLRSLLEKYRVHTYISGHHHAYFPGHRGKLELLHAGAIGAGPRRLLNSDRPPQKTLTIVDVKLGSASTTYTTYDMTTLQLVKHQDLPRIIVGPNGWVLRRDVQEADMTPEERSLI; via the coding sequence ATGAGCTTGAATCGCCGTCAATTTCTGGTTTTAAGCGGTTTAACAGGAGGTTTTGGTGTAGCAGTGCTAATGCAAAGAACCTTTGCAGAATCAGCCATCCAGCGCTCGCCCGCTCCTAGCCAGCCGCCGCCACCCAAAGCATCAACTCCCACCCAACCTGCCAATGCCAACGTCGGCCAAGCGATCGCACCTCAAGGGATGTTTGCTCCACCTAGAGGCGATGTGCGAATTGCGGTGATTAGCGACTTAAATAGCCAATACGGTTCCACGGACTATGAGGCAGAAGTAGATAAGGCGATCGCCCTAATTCCTGCTTGGCAACCGGATTTGGTGCTATGTGGGGGCGACATGGTGGCAGGCCAATCTCAATCGTTGTCTGATGGGGAAGTGCAAGCGATGTGGGCCGCATTCGATCGCCACATTGGGGCACCGCTCCGCAAAGCCAAACTGCCCTACGGCTTTACTGTTGGCAACCACGACGCTTCTGCAGCTCTGTCCTCCGGTGGCACCTTCTTATTTCAACGCGATCGCAATTTAGCTGCCGCCCACTGGAATAACCCAAAGCACAATCCGGGTTTGCAGTTTGTCGATCGCGGTAAATTCCCCTTCTACTACACGTTTCAGCAAAATGGCATTTTCTATTTAGTTTGGGATGCTTCTAGCGCGACCATTCGAGCGGATCAACTGGCTTGGGTGGAAAAAAGCTTAGCCAGTCCTGCGGCTCAAAAGGCCAAGTTACGCATTGCCATTGGTCACTTGCCCCTCTATGCCGTAGCTGTGAGGCGCGATCGCCTGGGTGAAATTCTCGACCAGCCGGATAAGTTGCGATCGCTGCTAGAAAAATATCGAGTCCATACTTACATCAGCGGCCACCACCACGCCTACTTTCCGGGGCATCGCGGCAAGCTAGAACTGCTGCATGCAGGGGCGATCGGAGCTGGACCTAGGCGCTTGCTCAACAGCGATCGCCCCCCACAGAAGACCTTAACCATTGTGGATGTCAAGCTAGGTTCAGCTTCGACGACTTACACCACCTACGACATGACCACGCTGCAACTGGTAAAGCATCAAGACCTACCCAGAATCATTGTGGGTCCCAATGGTTGGGTACTCCGCCGAGATGTGCAGGAAGCAGACATGACCCCAGAGGAGCGATCGCTGATTTAA
- a CDS encoding N-acetylmannosamine-6-phosphate 2-epimerase, translating into MSAISSDVISSLRHGLIVSCQAPVDSPLHEPNVIAAIAEAAINKGAVGVRIDTPQHVAAVRQRLQTPIIGLWKQQIPGFNIYITPQFHHAAAIAEAGADIIAIDATLRDRPGGETITDLIARIHQELGKPVMADVDTLEAAIAAVAAGADVVGTTLYGYTTATQQQSPPGFDLLAQMVQQLKIPVLCEGGIASPAMARQALNLGAYAVVVGTAITGIDQQVQAYRAVFL; encoded by the coding sequence ATGTCTGCTATTTCTAGCGATGTGATTTCATCTTTGCGTCATGGGTTAATCGTGTCTTGCCAAGCTCCGGTAGACTCGCCCCTGCATGAACCCAACGTCATTGCGGCGATCGCTGAAGCAGCGATTAACAAAGGGGCAGTCGGCGTCCGGATTGATACACCCCAGCATGTAGCAGCCGTACGCCAACGCCTTCAGACTCCAATTATTGGCCTTTGGAAACAACAAATTCCCGGGTTTAACATTTACATCACGCCGCAATTTCACCATGCTGCCGCGATCGCTGAGGCAGGTGCTGACATTATCGCAATCGATGCGACTTTGCGCGATCGCCCCGGTGGTGAGACAATCACTGACTTGATCGCTCGGATACACCAAGAACTCGGCAAACCCGTGATGGCCGATGTCGATACCTTGGAGGCCGCGATCGCCGCAGTTGCAGCAGGAGCAGACGTAGTAGGAACCACGCTCTACGGCTACACCACTGCCACCCAGCAGCAATCTCCCCCCGGTTTCGACTTGCTAGCCCAGATGGTTCAACAGTTGAAAATTCCAGTCCTTTGTGAGGGTGGGATCGCTTCACCTGCAATGGCCCGCCAAGCCTTAAATCTAGGAGCCTATGCAGTCGTGGTAGGTACAGCGATCACAGGCATTGATCAGCAAGTTCAAGCCTACCGAGCCGTGTTTCTTTAA